The DNA sequence TTTTAAAGAAGCAATCATTATTTATGTAAACGAACAATGTAAATGAACTGTTATATAGAGTTGTGAACTGTGAATTGTACTCAACTAAAAATCGAATCACTGTAACCCTAGGTGGATATCAGCATGGGCATGGAGAGTGGTGACCTTTCAGACTTTGTAGAAAATGTGGAATGGGAGTGTCACGGCATGCCAGCTGTTAAGAACGTCATAATATATGGCTGCTGCTCTGACCCATACCCTGATATAACGTACACAGTCCTGCTCAAGCGGCGTTCATCCTTCTACATCTTCAACCTTCTTCTGCCGTGTTTCCTCATCTCTTTCCTGGCTCCACTGGGCTTCTACCTGCCTGCTGATTCTGGGGAGAAGGTCTCACTTGGGGTGACAGTTCTGCTGGCTCTGACTGTATTTCAGTTGATGGTGGCCGAGAGTATGCCACCTTCAGAAAGTGTTCCCCTGATTGGTGAGTTTACAATAGAGCAGAATTTAGAAATATGTgggaatattatttatttcctttctgGCCAAAGAATGTTGTCAGTTctgttaaaatgctaaatgtggTTCTGTTTATACTTTACAACCATATGCTGTAAAGTCAAAGCCAAAAGTCATGGCTCAATTGGCCCCCTAGTGGAAATTGCGATTAACTAGCAGTTTGTGAAGTGAAGTAAAAGCAGAGTACATATTACCCATCACAGTCTCAGTATGCCTGTAGCTGGGTGATATAGACAACaagtaaaaaatactatattgtCAACAATGACCATGATAACGGCCTCTACTTCAATCAACCAATAAATTATCACTGAATTATTGTCACCAATTGTCACTAAAtgatcacaaataaaaatattatcatcATTGATATGTTCAAATGTCACATAAAGAAATTTTTTCACAGCCTCTTTGTTATGTGTCCCTTGTTTGCCTTTCCTATAGGAAAATACTACATTGCAACAATGACCATGATAACGGCCTCTACTTCATTGACTATCTTTATCATGAATATACACTTCTGTGGAGCAGAAGCCAAACCTGTGCCCCACTGGGCCAAAGTCCTGATAATAGACTACATGTCGAAGATCTTCTTTGTGTATGAGGTGGGAGAACTGTACAACACCTGAAAGTGACCGAGGCACATTATTCTCGGAAGACCCACTGGCTAGCCTTGAGAGAGATGGGTATTTTGACAAAGGGTTTTATGGCGACCATGATGACAGAAACGCAATCAGTTTAATGGGTACAATCACAGAGACCACCGGCATGGGAATGGGTACCATCACAACAGCAGAGACTATCGACAACAGAGGCATAACCAGCAAAGAAGGACACGCTCGTCTTCCAACTCGCCTATTCGACAGAATGCCCATCatcaaaatacacacattacattGGCCGAGATGGAAGTGAAAAGCTTCCATTGACAAGCCAGGAGAAACTCAAAGACAGCGAACTCTCCATTCCAGAAAAACTTACTGGATACACCTACGATCATGGCAATGGTTATCTAAATGGAGTTGGGTATCTCCACGATAATAGCTACAGCAAAACCTTTGGAGCAGATAGTTATAATAAGCCCACCACTGGCAAAGgatgtgtatgtgtctgtggcCAACATCAGAAAGTGGTGCGAAACATTGAGTACATAGCTAACTGTTTCAGAGAGCAGAGGGCACACCAGGCCAAAGGGGCTGAGTGGAAGAAGGTTGCCAAGGTGATGGACAGGTTCTTCATGTGGGTGTTTTTCATCATGGTCTTCCTCATGAGTATCCTTGTCATGGCCAAGGCAACCTAGACCGTTTACACCATAAAGATGTAATCAACTGATATTTCATATTGGCTAACACTATGTGTCAAAAGACCAGTTAGTTACTGATAAATTTTTTCATCTTGTATTTGTTGGCAAATGCGCTAATGTTCTACATTCAACTTAATATGTAGGTTACTGCAAGAGAATTAGTTGTTTGAATGtctcattttctttattgttgGTTTCATTCTTTACATTCAAGAAGATTCTCTGGTTGTAACAGTTAAAGaaacagcattaatattttaggtGTAGACGTGTTCCCACATGTGTATATAGAGTAACACAATCTTTGTCTGGCATGGacaaacattaataatgcaCAGTTAACCCTGCACATGCGCATTGACAGACATCCACactaatgcacattaaaaatgcataaatagatCAGTCTTGAATGTtgatcacacacacagtgtaaaaCTTGCATCCTTGACCAACACTAACATATTATCAGAGAAATCAACGTTCTGAAATTTCTTTAATTTGCTGTGCTTGTTCCTTGCTTTCTTCTTCTGCTTATATTATACTTTACAAATGCTGCTAcacaaataagaaataaaacatgatcAATCACAGAATCCTAGAATAGCAattaacaaattataataaaaggaaaagaaattgaaaataaaaagtgtaattaacCCTGGCACCTAACTATTGAAACTTGATTATTTGGAGACATCAATTCATGCACTTGtgtaagtattaaaatatgaaatgagctcctaaaatgaaaattagtcaAGAGATTTATTTCAATAGGTGCTGAAAATTAAAGGCAGGTGTactcacagatagcaagatgtaagccAAACTGGGAAAGCTTTGAGAAAGCAGCCATTTCGAAGCTAACTGTCTTTTCAACCAGTAGAACttaaggctgatgccttatccgttgaggccactgggccctttttcTCTTTAAGAACACTGCCAGTAAACTTCCATCTTTTAAGCATCACAGCACTCTTttctttgctaagtcctatgtacatttgttatggctatattgcaACTTTGagcttatcactatagatttttcttttgctgcCAACTTAAATACATTGAACTGCATCAAATACGACCCAGatgggacttgaacccacaatcctcagctcgaaggctgatgccttatccattaggccactggacccttatttgtctttatccaagtgcattcacagatagcaatatgtaagctaaactggaaaagctttaagaaaacggccatttcgaagctaattgtctgtaaatgcaagtaaactttcattctttaagcatcacaacactTGGTtctctgtgcttagtcctatgtgcatttgttattgctatattgtaattttgaactaatcactatagattttttctagttctgtcaaattaacctcaaagaacagcctcaaatatgacccaggcGGGACTCGAACCCCACAATCCTCAgcccgaaggctgatgccttatccattaggccactgggccctttagttctcttatcccaagtgcattcacagatagcaagatgtaagctaaactggaaaagctttaagaaaacggccatttgaagctaattgtctgtcgcatgcaagtaaactttcatcctttaagcatcacaacgcttggttctgtgcttagtcctatgtacatttgttattgctatattgtaattttgaactaatcactatagatttttttctagttctgccaaattaacctcaaagaacagcctcaaatatgacccagatgggactcgaacccacaatcctcagctccgaaggctgatgccttatccatattaggccactgggcccttatttgtctttatccaagtgcattcacagatagcaatatgtaagctaaactggaaaagctttacgAAAACAGCCATTTCGAAGcaaattgtctatcgcatgcaagtaaactttcatcatcacaacgcttggttctgtgcttagtcctatgtacatttgttatggctatattgtaattttgaacttatcaatatagatttttttctagttctgccaaattaacctcaaagaacagcctcaaatatgacccagatgggactcgaacccacaatcctcagctccgaaggctgatgccttatccattagtcCACTGGGCCCTTAATTGTAAAAGCTAACTGTTCGAAGTTCGAAGCTAACTGTCTCTTTCAACCAGCAGAACTTAAGGCTGATGCAAGATGTAAGacaaactggaaaagctttaagaaaacagcCAGTTCGAAGCTAACTGTCTTTTCAACCAGCTGAACttaaggctgatgccttatccattagagccactgggcccttttttgtgtttaagtaaactgccagttcaaagctaattatctgtcgcattcaggtaaactttcaacctttaagcatcacaaagctctgttctttgctaagtcctatgtacatttgttatgactattttgcaactatcagcttatcactatagatttttgtgcacccaactgaaactcaaagaacagcctcaaaatGCACTAGGATTTGGTGGCCCTTGCATTCTGAACAATTTGATGCAATCAAAGCAAagtcacattcagaaggcttcaagttttacagtaattcttgtttcgtgtgcagctaaagatgtttCTTGAAACGACCCaggtgggacttgaacccacaatcctcagctccgaaggctgatgccttatccattaggccactggacccttatttgtctttgtcaagtgcattcacagatagcaatatgtaagcta is a window from the Puntigrus tetrazona isolate hp1 chromosome 1, ASM1883169v1, whole genome shotgun sequence genome containing:
- the chrna9a gene encoding LOW QUALITY PROTEIN: neuronal acetylcholine receptor subunit alpha-9 (The sequence of the model RefSeq protein was modified relative to this genomic sequence to represent the inferred CDS: inserted 6 bases in 4 codons; deleted 1 base in 1 codon; substituted 1 base at 1 genomic stop codon); amino-acid sequence: MKIVFLVVHISMLLHVVFSAQXSLCXKLLNDLMDDYSNALLPVEDTDKALNVTLQITLSQIKDMDERNQVLTTYLWVRQIWHDAYLHWDKDEYDGLEVIRIPSNLIWRPDIVLYNNADEEDSSGPPDTNVVLRYNGEITWDSPAITKSSCKVDVSYFPFDSQECNLTFGSWTYNGNQVDISMGMESGDLSDFVENVEWECHGMPAVKNVIIYGCCSDPYPDITYTVLLKRRSSFYIFNLLLPCFLISFLAPLGFYLPADSGEKVSLGVTVLLALTVFQLMVAESMPPSESVPLIGKYYIATMTMITASTSLTIFIMNIHFCGAEAKPVPHWAKVLIIDYMSKIFFVYEVGXNCTTPESDRGTLFSEDPLASLERDGYFDKGFYGDHDDRXRNQFNGYNHRDHRHGNGYHHNSRDYRQQRHNQQRRTRSSSNSPIRQNAHHXKYTHYIGRDGSEKLPLTSQEKLKDSELSIPEKLTGYTYDHGNGYLNGVGYLHDNSYSKTFGADSYNKPTTGKGCVCVCGQHQKVVRNIEYIANCFREQRAHQAKGAEWKKVAKVMDRFFMWVFFIMVFLMSILVMAKAT